A DNA window from Engystomops pustulosus chromosome 6, aEngPut4.maternal, whole genome shotgun sequence contains the following coding sequences:
- the TMEM74B gene encoding transmembrane protein 74B, giving the protein MASSNTLELNDIGKRHGADDHTYLESSATIRGFENPSYEEIGETTFGQDPQGIQGVSPLSEVRGWAAKENGSPQSEDSPEVETGTHSVDYGFICSLVLLVSGIVLVAVAYTIPREVRISPDSVSAREMERLELYYARLGSHLDKCIIAGLGLLTLGGTLLSMLLMVSICKGELYRRRKFTTARGPRTKYGSLNLRMRQMTSEGGQVLVEHEVLELTNHVIQHQHEP; this is encoded by the coding sequence ATGGCTTCTTCAAACACCTTGGAGCTAAACGATATTGGTAAAAGACATGGTGCTGATGACCACACCTATCTTGAGAGCTCAGCTACTATCAGAGGATTTGAGAACCCATCCTATGAGGAGATTGGGGAAACGACTTTTGGCCAGGATCCACAGGGCATCCAAGGTGTGAGCCCATTGTCTGAGGTGAGGGGATGGGCAGCAAAAGAGAACGGATCTCCCCAATCTGAGGACAGTCCAGAAGTAGAGACAGGAACACACTCTGTGGATTATGGTTTTATCTGTTCGCTGGTTTTGTTGGTCAGTGGCATAGTACTTGTGGCTGTGGCATACACCATACCACGAGAAGTACGAATCAGTCCAGATTCGGTATCAGCACGAGAGATGGAGAGGTTGGAACTGTACTATGCCCGTCTTGGCTCCCACCTAGACAAGTGTATTATTGCTGGGCTAGGCTTGCTGACTTTGGGAGGAACACTCCTCTCTATGCTACTCATGGTTTCTATATGTAAAGGGGAGCTGTACCGCAGGAGGAAATTCACCACAGCCAGAGGACCAAGGACAAAATACGGCTCCCTCAACTTAAGGATGAGACAAATGACTTCAGAGGGTGGACAGGTGTTGGTGGAACATGAAGTACTTGAATTAACAAATCATGTTATCCAGCATCAACATGAGCCTTGA